A stretch of the Streptococcus suis genome encodes the following:
- a CDS encoding UTRA domain-containing protein, whose translation MSKYKKVYQDIKKKIEDQVWSTGQALPTENELMEIYSYSKDTIRKALSLLEMDGYIQKKQGKSSIVIEHGLMKEQYLSEIKTAGELNNRSKHQIQTELTSLYIVQGQDDLMSTFEVDDKVDFYRVSRVRTIDGERLEYEISYFDRRVVPYLSKEIAESSIYRYLEEDLKLTISHSRREISFRFANEEEKQLMDLADYEMVVVVTSVTYLSNGQAFQYGTISYRPDKVSFVSMAKR comes from the coding sequence ATGAGTAAATATAAGAAAGTTTATCAAGATATCAAGAAAAAGATAGAGGATCAAGTCTGGTCAACAGGACAAGCATTACCAACTGAGAATGAATTGATGGAGATCTACTCTTACTCTAAAGACACCATTCGAAAGGCTCTGTCCCTTCTTGAAATGGATGGCTACATTCAAAAAAAACAAGGGAAATCTTCAATTGTAATCGAACACGGGTTAATGAAGGAACAGTATCTTTCTGAAATTAAGACCGCCGGAGAATTGAACAATCGTTCTAAACACCAGATTCAAACAGAACTTACCTCTCTATATATCGTTCAGGGGCAAGATGATTTAATGTCTACCTTTGAAGTTGATGATAAAGTAGATTTTTATAGAGTGAGTCGAGTAAGAACGATAGATGGTGAGCGTTTGGAATATGAAATTTCCTATTTTGATCGTAGAGTCGTCCCTTATCTCAGTAAAGAAATTGCTGAAAGCTCTATCTATCGCTATTTAGAGGAAGATTTAAAGTTAACAATCTCTCATTCTCGACGGGAAATTTCTTTCCGCTTTGCGAATGAAGAAGAAAAGCAATTAATGGACCTAGCCGACTATGAGATGGTGGTCGTGGTTACCAGCGTTACCTATCTCTCAAACGGTCAAGCCTTTCAATATGGAACAATTAGCTACCGTCCAGACAAAGTCAGCTTTGTCTCAATGGCAAAACGGTAA
- a CDS encoding endonuclease, translating to MKLLTVNVHAWLEENQDEKLDILAQTIAEKAYDVIALQEVNQLIASKFVTRELKMDNYGLILLEKLRNLGQFDYSYHWSHSHIGYDRYEEGIAFLTKLPVYEADSFYCSQNKSIHSILSRKIMGLTVFYQDQLIDIYSCHINLPGSEEEDQLDNIRTIFERTGHQRFKILMGDFNTDAISDRDAYDAIKNLGLHDTYELALEKDKGITVEKAIDGWAGHSQEKRLDYVFFNQEKTVFTSKVIFNGHNRPIISDHFGVEVEFSV from the coding sequence ATGAAATTACTGACAGTAAATGTCCATGCTTGGTTAGAAGAAAATCAGGATGAAAAACTAGATATTCTAGCTCAAACAATTGCCGAAAAGGCTTATGATGTCATTGCTCTTCAGGAGGTTAATCAGCTTATAGCTTCTAAATTCGTCACAAGAGAATTGAAGATGGATAATTATGGCTTGATTTTATTAGAAAAATTAAGAAATCTTGGGCAGTTTGATTATTCCTATCATTGGAGTCATTCTCACATTGGCTATGATCGTTATGAGGAAGGGATTGCCTTTTTGACGAAGCTCCCTGTCTATGAGGCTGATTCATTTTATTGCAGTCAAAATAAAAGTATTCATTCTATCTTATCTCGAAAAATTATGGGGTTGACAGTTTTCTATCAAGACCAGTTAATTGATATCTATTCGTGTCATATTAATTTACCAGGTAGTGAAGAAGAGGATCAGCTGGACAATATTCGAACAATCTTCGAACGTACGGGTCATCAGCGGTTTAAAATTCTGATGGGGGATTTTAATACTGATGCAATCTCAGACCGGGATGCCTACGATGCAATCAAGAATCTTGGGCTCCATGATACCTATGAGTTAGCGCTAGAAAAAGATAAAGGAATAACTGTTGAAAAAGCAATTGATGGTTGGGCAGGTCATAGCCAAGAGAAACGGTTAGACTATGTTTTTTTCAACCAAGAAAAAACAGTTTTTACAAGTAAGGTTATCTTTAACGGACATAACCGTCCTATCATTTCAGACCATTTTGGTGTGGAAGTTGAATTTAGTGTATAA
- a CDS encoding PTS glucose/maltose transporter subunit IIBCA (phosphoenolpyruvate-dependent sugar phosphotransferase system; catalyzes the phosphorylation of incoming sugar substrates concomitant with their translocation across the cell membrane; IIB is phosphorylated by IIA and then transfers the phosphoryl group to the sugar; IIC forms the translocation channel): protein MKKFLSFEFWQKFGKCLMVVIAVMPAAGLMVSIGNSIPLISPESEILIRIGNIIAQIGWGIIGNLHLLFALAIGGSWAKEKAGGAFSAGLAFILINLITGHFFGVKTDMLADAAATVTTVFGTEIPVSGYFVNILGQPALNMGVFVGIIAGFVGATAYNKYYNYRKLPDALTFFNGKRFVPFVVIYRSILVALCLAIFWPVIQTGINSFGKWIASSQDTAPILAPFVYGTLERLLLPFGLHHMLTIPMNYTSLGGTYDILTGAQAGTQVFGQDPLWLAWVTDLINLKDAGDMTKYNDLLASITPARFKVGQMIGSSGILMGLTYAMYRNVDEDKKHKYKGMFISTALAVFLTGVTEPIEFMFMFAAMPLYLVYAFVQGAAFAMADVVNLRVHSFGNIEFLTRTPMAIKAGIGMDLVNFIWVSVLFAVLMYFIANFMIKKFNLATAGRNGNYDTDTTDVVSNSNVDTADANSQVVQIINLLGGRDNIEDVDACMTRLRVSVKDVAQVGDENAWKQAGAMGLIIKDSGVQAVYGPKADILKSDIQDLLESGVVIPVTEVVSTDTVTVETKFKGITEAVYSVADGQAVSITEVNDPVFAQKMMGDGYAVEPVNGNVYAPVSGIVTSVFPTKHAVGILSDQGVEVLVHVGLDTVALSGAPFSTKVADGQHVQAGDLLLVADLDAIRSADRETTIVVAFTNSAEIKSVSLVNLGQVSKDSQVATVEL from the coding sequence ATGAAAAAATTTCTTAGTTTCGAATTTTGGCAAAAATTCGGTAAGTGTTTGATGGTCGTGATTGCAGTTATGCCTGCAGCAGGCCTCATGGTTTCTATTGGGAACTCTATCCCATTGATCAGTCCTGAGTCAGAAATATTGATTCGTATTGGGAATATTATTGCCCAAATTGGTTGGGGTATTATTGGGAATTTACACTTGCTTTTTGCTTTAGCAATCGGTGGTAGCTGGGCTAAAGAAAAAGCTGGCGGTGCATTCTCGGCAGGTCTAGCCTTCATATTAATTAACTTGATTACAGGTCACTTTTTCGGTGTGAAAACGGATATGCTCGCTGATGCTGCTGCAACAGTAACAACTGTTTTTGGTACTGAAATTCCTGTTTCAGGTTACTTTGTAAACATCTTAGGACAACCAGCACTTAATATGGGTGTTTTCGTTGGTATTATTGCTGGTTTTGTGGGTGCTACAGCATATAATAAATACTACAACTATCGTAAATTACCAGATGCATTAACATTCTTTAATGGGAAACGTTTTGTACCATTTGTTGTTATTTATCGTTCAATTTTGGTGGCACTCTGTTTAGCGATTTTCTGGCCAGTTATTCAAACAGGAATCAACAGCTTCGGTAAATGGATTGCAAGTTCACAGGATACAGCACCAATCTTAGCACCATTCGTTTATGGTACCTTGGAACGTTTGCTTCTTCCATTTGGTCTTCACCATATGTTGACTATTCCGATGAACTATACATCACTAGGTGGTACTTATGACATCTTGACAGGTGCACAAGCGGGTACACAAGTATTTGGACAAGATCCACTTTGGTTGGCTTGGGTTACAGACTTGATTAATCTAAAAGATGCTGGCGATATGACTAAATACAATGATCTTCTTGCAAGCATCACACCAGCTCGTTTCAAAGTTGGTCAAATGATTGGTTCTTCAGGGATTTTGATGGGCTTAACTTACGCGATGTATCGTAATGTTGACGAAGACAAGAAACATAAGTATAAAGGGATGTTTATTTCAACTGCTTTAGCTGTATTCTTGACAGGTGTAACAGAACCAATTGAATTCATGTTCATGTTTGCGGCTATGCCTCTTTATCTAGTCTATGCATTCGTACAAGGTGCTGCTTTTGCGATGGCCGATGTTGTTAATTTACGTGTGCATTCTTTTGGTAATATTGAATTCCTTACTCGTACACCAATGGCTATTAAAGCCGGTATCGGTATGGACCTTGTAAACTTTATCTGGGTATCAGTACTCTTTGCTGTTCTTATGTACTTCATTGCTAACTTTATGATTAAGAAATTTAATCTAGCAACAGCAGGACGTAATGGTAACTATGATACTGATACAACAGATGTAGTTTCTAACTCAAATGTAGATACTGCGGATGCAAATTCACAAGTGGTGCAAATTATCAACCTACTTGGTGGCCGTGATAATATTGAAGATGTTGATGCTTGTATGACTCGTCTTCGTGTTAGTGTGAAGGATGTTGCACAAGTCGGAGATGAGAATGCTTGGAAACAGGCTGGTGCCATGGGCTTAATTATCAAAGATTCAGGTGTTCAAGCTGTCTATGGACCAAAAGCAGATATTCTCAAATCAGACATTCAGGATTTATTAGAATCTGGTGTTGTAATTCCTGTTACAGAAGTGGTTTCTACTGATACAGTGACAGTTGAAACTAAGTTCAAAGGAATCACTGAAGCTGTTTACTCAGTAGCAGATGGACAAGCTGTATCTATTACTGAAGTGAATGACCCTGTTTTTGCACAAAAAATGATGGGTGATGGGTATGCAGTTGAGCCTGTAAATGGCAATGTCTACGCACCAGTTTCTGGTATTGTAACCAGTGTTTTCCCTACAAAACATGCTGTCGGCATTTTGTCAGACCAGGGTGTAGAAGTTTTGGTACACGTTGGATTAGACACTGTTGCGCTTAGTGGGGCACCATTCTCAACAAAGGTGGCAGATGGACAACATGTTCAAGCTGGTGACTTACTCCTTGTAGCAGATTTGGATGCTATCCGTTCAGCTGACCGTGAAACAACAATTGTGGTAGCCTTTACAAATTCTGCAGAAATTAAATCTGTCAGTCTTGTAAACCTTGGACAAGTAAGTAAAGATAGTCAAGTTGCAACTGTAGAATTATAA
- a CDS encoding YebC/PmpR family DNA-binding transcriptional regulator, whose product MGRKWANIVAKKTAKDGANSKVYAKFGVEIYVAAKKGDPDPETNSELKFVIDRAKQAQVPKHIIDKAIDKAKGNTDETFVEGRYEGFGPNGSMLIVDTLTSNVNRTAANVRSAFGKNGGNMGASGSVSFMFDKKGVVVFAGDDADAIFELLLEADVEVDDVEEENGAITVYTAPTDLHKAIVALKESGIQEFNVTELEMIPQSEVSLEGDDLATFEKLYDALEDDEDVQKIYTNVDGF is encoded by the coding sequence ATGGGACGTAAATGGGCCAATATTGTAGCCAAGAAAACCGCAAAAGACGGTGCTAACTCAAAAGTTTACGCCAAATTTGGTGTTGAAATCTATGTAGCAGCGAAAAAGGGTGACCCAGATCCAGAAACAAACTCAGAGCTGAAATTCGTTATCGACCGTGCTAAGCAAGCGCAGGTTCCAAAACATATTATTGATAAAGCCATCGACAAGGCAAAAGGGAATACTGACGAAACCTTCGTGGAAGGGCGTTACGAAGGTTTTGGACCAAATGGTTCAATGTTAATTGTTGATACACTTACTTCAAATGTAAACCGTACAGCTGCTAATGTTCGCTCTGCCTTTGGTAAAAACGGTGGGAACATGGGTGCATCTGGTTCAGTATCATTCATGTTTGATAAAAAAGGTGTTGTAGTTTTTGCTGGTGATGATGCAGATGCCATCTTCGAATTGCTTCTTGAAGCAGATGTTGAAGTCGATGATGTAGAAGAAGAAAACGGAGCAATCACTGTCTATACAGCACCAACTGATTTGCACAAGGCCATCGTTGCACTTAAAGAATCTGGAATCCAAGAGTTTAACGTGACTGAACTTGAAATGATCCCACAATCAGAGGTATCACTTGAAGGTGATGACCTCGCAACATTTGAAAAACTCTACGACGCCCTCGAAGACGACGAAGATGTACAAAAAATCTACACGAATGTAGATGGGTTCTAG
- a CDS encoding DNA-directed RNA polymerase subunit delta has translation MSNNLLVLQSDFGLVDGAVSAMIGVALQESRDLVVHNLTHYITPYNIFEGSYRLFQTVEYWPEGTTFVSVVDPGVGSKRKSVVALTNKNQYIVTPDNGTLSFIKKHVGIKAVREISEVANRRANTEHSYTFHGRDVYAYTGAKLASGHISFEEVGPELSVEHIVEIPTVETEVGSDFVKGAIDILDVRFGSLWTSVTREEFYTLLPEFGDRFEVTIYNNDMLVYQNQVTYGKSFADVRIGQPLLYINSLYRVGLAINQGSFAKAYNVGVGQNWHIEIRRIVN, from the coding sequence ATGTCGAATAACTTACTTGTTTTACAATCAGATTTTGGATTAGTTGATGGTGCGGTATCAGCTATGATTGGTGTAGCACTTCAAGAATCAAGAGATCTTGTTGTTCACAATCTGACGCACTATATTACTCCCTACAATATTTTTGAGGGCTCATATCGTCTCTTCCAGACAGTGGAATACTGGCCGGAGGGAACAACTTTTGTTTCGGTTGTTGATCCAGGTGTGGGCTCCAAGAGAAAAAGCGTTGTTGCCCTAACTAATAAAAATCAGTATATTGTCACACCAGATAATGGAACCCTATCTTTTATTAAGAAACATGTTGGGATAAAAGCTGTTAGGGAAATCTCAGAAGTCGCTAATCGTCGTGCGAATACCGAGCATTCTTATACGTTCCATGGACGAGATGTTTATGCTTATACGGGTGCAAAATTAGCGTCAGGGCATATTAGTTTTGAAGAAGTTGGACCAGAACTTAGTGTGGAACATATTGTCGAGATCCCAACTGTAGAAACAGAAGTCGGTTCTGATTTTGTCAAAGGTGCTATTGATATTCTTGATGTTAGATTTGGATCTCTTTGGACATCAGTCACTCGTGAAGAGTTTTATACTCTTTTGCCAGAATTTGGAGATCGCTTCGAGGTAACGATTTACAATAATGATATGCTTGTCTACCAGAATCAGGTAACATATGGAAAATCATTTGCGGATGTGCGCATAGGTCAACCCTTGCTCTATATCAACTCACTTTATCGTGTTGGACTTGCAATTAATCAAGGATCGTTCGCCAAAGCTTATAATGTCGGTGTCGGTCAGAACTGGCATATTGAAATTAGACGTATTGTCAATTAA
- a CDS encoding ECF-type riboflavin transporter substrate-binding protein, with protein MKNNSIKTVVATGIGAALFVVIGLVINIPTFVPNTSIQLQYAVQALLSILFGPVVGFFVGFIGHALKDSIQYGPWWSWILASGVFGLVVGVAKSRLRIQEGIFEGKDILVFNVFQIVANIVSWGIIAPVLDIVIYSEPANKVFVQGLVAGIANSVTVAIAGTILLVVYARTQVKSGSLSKV; from the coding sequence ATGAAAAATAATTCGATTAAAACTGTTGTTGCAACTGGTATTGGTGCTGCTCTTTTCGTTGTAATTGGCTTGGTAATCAATATTCCAACCTTTGTACCAAATACGAGCATCCAGCTTCAATATGCTGTTCAGGCTCTTCTATCCATTCTTTTTGGTCCTGTTGTTGGATTCTTTGTTGGATTTATTGGTCATGCTCTTAAAGACTCTATTCAGTATGGTCCATGGTGGTCTTGGATTTTAGCTTCAGGTGTATTTGGGCTTGTTGTGGGTGTAGCAAAAAGTCGTCTGCGTATCCAAGAAGGAATTTTTGAAGGCAAAGACATCCTTGTGTTCAATGTCTTCCAGATTGTGGCAAACATTGTTTCTTGGGGTATCATTGCTCCAGTACTAGACATCGTTATTTATAGCGAACCTGCTAATAAAGTTTTTGTACAAGGTTTAGTTGCGGGCATTGCAAATAGTGTTACTGTTGCTATTGCAGGTACGATTTTATTGGTTGTGTATGCGAGAACACAAGTAAAATCTGGTAGCCTATCAAAAGTCTAA
- a CDS encoding rhodanese-related sulfurtransferase gives MSKDIRVLLYYKYIPIENAEAYAAEHLAFCKSIGLKGRILIADEGINGTVSGDYETTQKYMDYVHANPLFSDLWFKIDEENEQAFKKMFVRYKKEIVHLGLEDNDFDNDIDPLVTTGAYLSPKEFKEALLDEDTVVLDTRNDYEYDLGHFRGAIRPDIRNFRELPQWVRDNKEKFMDKRVVVYCTGGVRCEKFSGWMVREGYKNVGQLHGGIATYGKDPEVRGELWDGKMYVFDERIVVDVNHVNPVVVGKDWFDGTPCERYVNCGNPFCNRRILTSEENEHKYVRGCSAECRAHERNRYIVENGLTRQEWAERLEAIGESLAPVNA, from the coding sequence ATGTCAAAAGACATTCGTGTATTACTTTATTATAAATATATCCCAATTGAAAATGCGGAAGCCTATGCTGCTGAGCATCTAGCTTTCTGTAAGTCTATCGGACTCAAAGGACGTATCTTGATTGCTGATGAGGGAATCAACGGTACTGTCTCTGGTGATTATGAAACAACACAAAAATACATGGACTATGTTCATGCAAACCCATTGTTCAGCGACTTGTGGTTTAAGATTGACGAAGAAAATGAGCAAGCTTTCAAGAAAATGTTTGTTCGTTATAAAAAAGAAATTGTTCACCTTGGTTTGGAAGACAACGACTTTGACAACGATATAGATCCACTTGTAACAACAGGTGCCTATTTGTCACCAAAAGAGTTCAAAGAAGCTCTCTTGGATGAAGATACAGTTGTATTGGATACGCGTAATGACTACGAGTACGACCTAGGGCATTTCCGAGGTGCGATCCGCCCAGACATCCGCAACTTCCGTGAATTGCCACAATGGGTCCGTGATAACAAAGAGAAATTCATGGACAAGCGCGTAGTTGTATACTGTACTGGTGGTGTTCGCTGTGAGAAATTCTCAGGCTGGATGGTTCGTGAAGGTTACAAGAATGTCGGTCAGCTTCACGGTGGTATCGCAACCTATGGTAAAGACCCAGAAGTTCGTGGTGAATTGTGGGATGGTAAGATGTACGTCTTTGACGAGCGTATTGTGGTTGATGTTAACCATGTTAACCCAGTTGTCGTTGGTAAGGACTGGTTCGATGGCACACCATGTGAGCGCTATGTCAACTGTGGCAATCCATTCTGTAACCGTCGTATTTTGACATCGGAAGAAAATGAGCACAAGTATGTTCGTGGCTGTTCAGCTGAATGTCGTGCTCATGAGCGTAACCGCTACATTGTTGAAAATGGTTTGACACGACAGGAATGGGCAGAACGATTGGAAGCAATCGGGGAGAGTTTGGCGCCTGTAAATGCTTAA
- a CDS encoding ATP-binding cassette domain-containing protein yields MKKIIEFKDFTFKYQAQQEPTLKDIQLSIYQGEKVLIIGPSGSGKSTLGQCLNGIIPNIYKGEHSGSLILDGQEAFDLSVYDKSLLVSTVLQDTDGQFVGLSVAEDLAFALENDMESQQIMHQKIGDWAEKLSLTDLLAHRPQDLSGGQKQRVSLAGVLIDESPILLFDEPLANLDPKSGQDTIDLIDRLHRQEGTTTIIIEHRLEDVLYRHVDRVVLINDGQILFNGNPDQLLKTSLLQENGIREPLYISTLRALGYPIEDAEHLASVWEVDVASLTVGQLPALHFESESEEALLETNHLHFSYPEKQVLKDINLTIHQGERLAIVGKNGAGKSTLAKALCGFIRPEGELLWNGQSIQDDSIKERAGRIGYVLQNPNQMISQNMIFDEVALGLRLRGVDEEVVEQRVLNILEVCGLYPLRKWPISALSYGQKKRVTIASILVLNPEIILLDEPTAGQDQRHYREMMDFLDQLNAKGHTIVMITHDMQLMLDYSDRAVVVVDGQIIEDASPAEILSDVAVIEQASLKETSIFHLAERLRVNPLELTMFYMQEERRN; encoded by the coding sequence ATGAAAAAAATCATTGAATTTAAAGATTTTACATTTAAATATCAGGCACAGCAGGAGCCAACTTTAAAGGATATTCAACTATCCATTTATCAAGGGGAGAAAGTCTTAATCATTGGACCTTCTGGCTCCGGAAAGTCAACGTTAGGGCAGTGTCTCAATGGAATTATTCCCAACATTTATAAGGGAGAACACAGTGGGAGCCTGATTTTGGATGGTCAGGAGGCTTTTGATTTATCAGTTTATGATAAATCTTTACTAGTATCAACAGTTCTTCAAGATACAGATGGACAGTTTGTTGGTTTGTCGGTTGCAGAAGATCTTGCCTTTGCCCTAGAAAATGATATGGAAAGTCAACAGATCATGCATCAAAAAATAGGGGATTGGGCAGAAAAACTGTCACTTACAGACTTATTGGCCCATCGGCCACAAGATTTATCTGGAGGTCAAAAGCAACGTGTCAGTTTAGCTGGAGTGTTAATAGATGAGAGCCCTATTTTATTGTTTGATGAACCACTTGCTAATTTGGATCCTAAATCAGGTCAGGATACGATTGATTTGATTGATCGACTGCATCGACAAGAAGGCACCACAACGATTATTATTGAACATCGTTTAGAAGATGTCTTGTACCGTCATGTAGATCGGGTGGTATTGATAAATGATGGTCAAATTTTATTTAACGGAAACCCAGATCAATTATTGAAGACTTCCTTGTTACAAGAAAATGGGATACGTGAACCTCTCTATATTTCTACTCTTCGAGCGTTGGGTTATCCAATTGAAGACGCAGAGCATCTTGCTTCAGTATGGGAGGTTGATGTAGCATCCTTGACTGTTGGTCAACTACCAGCTTTGCATTTTGAAAGTGAGTCAGAGGAAGCATTATTAGAAACAAACCATCTACATTTTTCCTATCCAGAGAAGCAGGTGTTAAAAGATATTAACCTTACCATTCATCAGGGTGAGCGGTTGGCAATTGTCGGAAAGAATGGTGCTGGCAAATCTACCTTAGCCAAGGCACTTTGTGGCTTTATTCGGCCAGAGGGAGAACTTCTTTGGAATGGTCAATCTATTCAGGATGATTCTATTAAAGAGCGTGCGGGGCGTATTGGATATGTTCTTCAAAATCCTAACCAGATGATAAGTCAAAATATGATTTTTGATGAGGTGGCACTTGGCCTCCGTTTGCGTGGAGTAGATGAGGAAGTAGTTGAACAGCGCGTTCTCAATATATTAGAAGTTTGTGGTTTATACCCACTCCGTAAATGGCCTATATCGGCACTTTCCTATGGTCAGAAAAAAAGGGTGACGATTGCTTCTATCTTGGTTCTCAATCCGGAAATCATTCTACTGGATGAGCCGACAGCCGGGCAGGATCAGCGACATTATCGAGAAATGATGGATTTTTTGGACCAATTAAATGCTAAAGGGCATACCATTGTCATGATTACCCATGATATGCAACTCATGCTGGATTATTCAGACAGAGCAGTTGTAGTGGTGGATGGACAGATTATTGAAGATGCTAGTCCAGCAGAAATATTATCAGATGTTGCTGTGATAGAACAGGCCAGTTTGAAAGAAACCTCTATATTCCATTTGGCAGAACGTCTTAGAGTGAATCCTTTAGAGTTGACGATGTTTTATATGCAAGAAGAGAGGAGGAACTGA
- a CDS encoding energy-coupling factor transporter transmembrane protein EcfT: MNRQSLIGYRNGQGFIYNLSAVSKLLFFLAFSVVAMVTYDTRLILCIAVFSLSLFKLSGIRYRDVSFVLLFTTVFALLNALMVYLFAPTYGVTLYGAETVLWSGIGTYSITSQQLFYLLNLLLKYFCTVPVALIFLMTTHPSQFASSLNKIGVSYKVAYAVSLTMRYIPDIQEEFYTIRMSQEARGLELSKKGRLVDRIKGNLSLVIPLIFSSLERIDTISTAMELRRFGKNKKRTWYTYQPLKQMDYIVLIIIFFLIGITITLFIANQGRFYNPWK, from the coding sequence ATGAATCGCCAGTCATTAATTGGTTATCGTAATGGACAAGGTTTTATCTACAATCTTTCAGCGGTCAGTAAATTATTGTTCTTTCTAGCATTTTCCGTCGTTGCGATGGTTACCTACGATACTCGTCTTATTTTATGCATTGCCGTGTTTTCCCTCAGCCTGTTTAAATTATCGGGCATTCGTTATCGGGATGTTTCCTTTGTTCTATTGTTTACAACAGTATTTGCCTTGCTGAACGCATTGATGGTGTATCTATTTGCCCCAACTTATGGTGTGACTTTATATGGAGCAGAGACCGTTTTGTGGTCGGGGATTGGGACTTATTCTATTACGAGTCAGCAACTATTTTATCTGCTCAATTTGTTATTGAAATATTTTTGTACTGTTCCTGTTGCCTTGATTTTTTTAATGACCACTCATCCCAGTCAGTTTGCATCAAGTTTGAATAAAATTGGGGTTTCATATAAAGTCGCTTATGCAGTAAGTCTGACTATGCGGTATATTCCAGATATCCAAGAAGAATTTTATACGATTCGGATGTCTCAAGAGGCACGGGGTCTAGAGTTGTCTAAAAAAGGGAGATTAGTGGATCGGATAAAAGGGAATTTATCACTTGTAATCCCATTGATTTTCAGTTCTTTGGAACGAATTGATACCATATCAACTGCCATGGAATTACGGCGCTTTGGAAAAAATAAAAAGAGAACCTGGTACACCTACCAGCCTCTGAAACAAATGGATTACATCGTCTTAATTATCATTTTCTTCCTCATAGGCATTACCATTACCCTCTTTATTGCAAATCAGGGGAGATTTTATAATCCATGGAAGTGA
- a CDS encoding cold-shock protein, giving the protein MVQGTVKWFNAEKGFGFISQENGPDVFAHFSEIQSNGFKSLEDGQKVNFEVEQGQRGLQATNITKIG; this is encoded by the coding sequence ATGGTACAAGGTACAGTCAAATGGTTTAATGCAGAAAAAGGATTTGGTTTTATTTCACAAGAAAATGGACCAGATGTATTTGCACACTTTTCTGAAATTCAGTCTAATGGTTTCAAATCTTTGGAAGATGGTCAAAAAGTGAATTTTGAAGTGGAGCAAGGCCAACGTGGTCTTCAAGCAACCAATATTACAAAAATTGGATAA
- the rsmG gene encoding 16S rRNA (guanine(527)-N(7))-methyltransferase RsmG: MKPELFYKTLADQGIQLTDQQKQQFHRYFQLLVEWNEKINLTAITEESDVYLKHFYDSIAPILQGHIQNEPIQLLDIGAGAGFPSLPMKIIYPQIEVTIIDSLNKRINFLQVLSEELGLEGVHFYHGRAEDYAHDKNFRAQFDLVTARAVARMQILSELTIPYLKLNGKLIALKASSSEDELAQAKNALNLLFAKVIENHDYTLPNGDPRTLTIVEKKKETPNKFPRKAGMPNKRPL, encoded by the coding sequence ATGAAACCTGAATTATTTTATAAAACCTTGGCAGACCAAGGCATTCAATTAACTGACCAACAAAAACAACAATTTCATCGCTACTTTCAACTGTTAGTGGAATGGAATGAGAAAATTAACTTGACAGCTATTACAGAGGAAAGTGACGTCTATCTGAAACACTTCTATGATTCTATCGCACCAATCCTTCAAGGTCATATTCAAAATGAGCCAATTCAGCTCTTGGATATTGGAGCTGGAGCTGGATTCCCTAGCCTACCAATGAAAATTATCTACCCTCAAATAGAGGTTACTATCATCGATTCTCTTAATAAACGAATCAACTTTTTACAAGTTCTTTCAGAAGAACTAGGACTTGAAGGCGTTCATTTTTACCATGGTCGTGCGGAAGACTATGCACACGATAAAAATTTTCGAGCACAATTTGATTTGGTAACAGCACGCGCTGTCGCTCGTATGCAAATCTTGTCCGAGCTGACAATTCCATACCTTAAACTAAACGGAAAATTAATCGCGCTCAAAGCCTCCAGTTCGGAAGATGAGTTAGCTCAAGCCAAAAACGCTCTGAATCTTCTTTTTGCAAAAGTAATTGAAAACCATGATTACACCCTTCCGAACGGCGACCCACGAACATTGACAATTGTTGAAAAGAAAAAGGAAACTCCAAACAAGTTTCCACGCAAAGCTGGTATGCCAAATAAAAGACCCCTCTAA